From Grus americana isolate bGruAme1 chromosome 22, bGruAme1.mat, whole genome shotgun sequence, the proteins below share one genomic window:
- the LOC129195370 gene encoding feather keratin Cos1-1/Cos1-3/Cos2-1-like → MSLSENNHLYKGCLWQQRSMIKANPTPHFLSHFSCLLLLGNQVSEPLPQDMSCYDQCQPCLPCQPCGPTPLANSCNEPCVRQCQNSTVVIQPSPVVVTLPGPILSSFPQNTIVGSSTSAAVGSILSCDGVPITSGCCDLSCITSCYCGRRCPPC, encoded by the exons ATGAGCTTGTCAGAAAATAATCACCTCTACAAGGGATGCCTCTGGCAGCAAAGGTCCATGATAAAAGCCAACCCAACTCCTCACTTCCTCAGCCACTTCTcttgcctccttctccttgggaaccAGGTGA GTGAACCTCTGCCCcaagacatgtcctgctacgaccagtgccagccctgcctgccctgccagccctgtggcccgaccccgctggccaacagctgcaatgagccctgtgtcaggcagtgccagaactccactgtcgtcatccagccctcccccgtggtggtgaccctgcccggccccatcctcagctccttcccacagaacaccATTGTTGGCTCATCCACCTCTGCTgccgttggcagcatcctcagctgtgatggagtgcccatcacctctgggtgctgtgacctctcctgTATCACCAGCTGCTACTGTGGCCGCAGATGCCCCCCCTGCTAA